A single region of the Bartonella harrusi genome encodes:
- a CDS encoding invasion associated locus B family protein, whose protein sequence is MSHKNIYSVVSVLAGAVALFLTVHTSSNAQTLSQGWYKVCSKQHDVDVCNTMNTVVSNTGQPLTAFNLVEIKGKQNEKRIGIQVPTGRFLPEGIHIQIGDNFSKKVPYIICNGPSCIANDVLDDKLIAAMKSGSKMIVTTINFRGAANPIEFSLNGFTAAYTGPGMEEKDFQQEQIKLQQAIQSNQKEIENRMRAEQEKAKQR, encoded by the coding sequence ATGTCGCATAAAAATATCTATTCTGTTGTTTCAGTATTGGCTGGGGCAGTAGCTCTTTTTCTTACAGTTCACACTTCTTCAAATGCACAAACTTTATCTCAAGGTTGGTACAAGGTTTGCAGTAAGCAGCATGATGTTGATGTTTGTAATACAATGAACACTGTTGTATCAAACACGGGTCAACCTTTGACGGCTTTTAATCTTGTCGAAATAAAAGGAAAACAAAATGAAAAACGTATAGGTATTCAAGTTCCGACAGGGCGTTTTTTGCCGGAAGGTATTCATATTCAAATAGGAGATAATTTTTCTAAAAAAGTTCCTTATATTATTTGTAATGGACCAAGCTGTATTGCCAATGATGTTTTAGATGATAAGCTCATTGCTGCTATGAAAAGTGGTTCGAAAATGATTGTAACCACAATTAATTTTCGTGGTGCGGCTAATCCTATTGAATTTTCTCTTAATGGATTTACAGCAGCATATACAGGTCCTGGTATGGAAGAAAAAGATTTCCAACAAGAACAAATAAAGTTGCAACAAGCTATTCAATCAAATCAAAAAGAAATTGAAAACCGTATGCGGGCTGAGCAAGAGAAAGCTAAACAAAGGTAA